CTAATCACGTCCGATGCCGCCTATAGCCCCCTGCTCAACATCGACAATGCCTGGCGGCCCGGCCCCGATCTCGATCCTGACTCCGCCTTGCAGTCGCGCAGGCGCTTGTTCGACCGCGCCGCGACGGAGCGCATCCCGGTGCTTGGGTTTCATTTTCCGTTTCCGGGCCTCGGCAACATCAGGAAAACGGACGGCGGCTATCGCTGGGTGACGGCGAACTGGCGGTTCGACGACTGAATCGAAGCAAACCGGCTTGCTTTAGAATCGATTCCCGCGTTGGCGCTACGATGCAGAAGACCCAGGCGCGATGACGCATCCCTGGTCACGCTTGAGCTCGTGCCCCGCCCAAACCTTATAGCTTCCGATAAGTCACATGCGCCGTCGCGAACGATGCAGACGCGATCATCGATCGCGTAGAACCAGTCATCGAAATTCAGCTTGAACGACTTTCCATCGCCTTGAGGCGTATCGCGCGTGTATTTCCAATGGAAGGCACAACCGGCCTGCTCGCCGGTGGCTTCACCTTCCAGGCGATTTTCATAGCCGGTGTACTGACCTTCACCTAGCTTGTGAACGGTCCAGCGCAGCGTGCGCTATGACCCTCGTCGAAGGTGTAGGTTACGGTCAGGACGACAGTGTCGGTGTCCGCGTCCAGCTCGTCATGAGCCGTGATCGTCGCGCGCTTCAGAAGCCCGTCTGCGCGCTACGGTTTCTCCGCCGGGATCCGACCGTCCAGATCCCTTTTCAGATACTCACGGTGATCGGTGGTGAAAGCCGTGGTGCTGGGCAACGCCAGGCGTTGTCTCATAAGCCCTGTTGAGTCCAAACAAGGGAGCCGCGCCGCCAGGGCGTTCCAGGCCCGTTCTGCCTGCTGGCGTCAGTTCGCAGTCATTCAACACATCCCGATCGGGATATTGCGCCTGAAACGAATCTGGATCTTGAGTCGCCCACAATGGGCACTGGGCGCTTGCAGAGCTTATCGCGCCAATCGACATAATCGATGCAATAACAAAGGTCCTGAATCCAGTCATGGTCATGCTCCTAACGGCTGTTGTTGTTGTGCGGAGCATTCGCGCTGGTTCGAATCGGCTGCTCTGTTGAGCGCGTTTCCTTCGAGTTTCTTGGATGAACATTAGGTGGGTATGCGCTCGGGAAAAACACGCTGTGAAAAATCACAGCTGCGCGAATGGCAAATCGGTATGCTCACGCTTGCGTGACGCACACCCGCATCCCCGCGTGTCTGAAGTCGCGTCACATCGGACACATTCGCCAAAGTCGCTCCAGCATCGGCTGCTGAGCAGACTCCATGCGATATCGAATATGATCACCAGAACCAGGTCATAATCCGTACGAGGGATGGGGTGGTTAACACCCCTCGCCGCCGACTTGGCGCCCTTCGAGCGCGGCGAGATTGGCCCCACCTATTCCGAGCCGCGCTAACCGCTTGCGGATCTCCGCGATTTCGCGGTGATCCGCGCGCGTGACGAAATCGATCGCAAGGCGTCCTGCGCTGCTCGGTCGGCCCGGCCGTTTTTGGTCACGACAATTCCGGTGCTTGACAGTATCCCGACGGCTTTGAAGTCGCCGGCCAGCATTGGGGCTTCGTCTGGCTCCGCGCAAGGATAGCTTGCCAATTGCATCAACGCCATTTCGGGGTCGTTTTCTTGGGAGTTTTCACGCCGCTTGTCCCGGTCTCCAGCTGAGTCAACAGTCGGGACGCACGAACAAGGTCTTGCGTACCGAACCCTTCGGTGAATTCATCGAAAATCGGAGCGAGCAATCGAACCGCCTTCATCTCGCGGTCCGTCGCCGCCCAATGAGTGGCGAGGTCGGTGGCGATCCGAAGCGCGAAGGTCAACGCGCCGATGGCGCGAGCTTCAGCCAGCGCCTGTTGTAACAGCTTCTCGGCGCGGACTGTTTCGCCGGCATGGAGAAGGATCGATGCATTGACCCGCAGGAGTTCCGAGCGGCACCAGCGCTCGCCCTGTCGTTCCTGATAGTCGATGGCTCGCCTGATGGCGTCGCGCGCTGGCGCGATCCGCCCTTGCCGCAGATATGCGCTAGCGAGGAAACCCAGATAGCTGCCGATCCGCATCAGGAAACGGCATTCGATCAGTTCGTCAATCGCGGCTCGGATATCTTCCAACGCGTGCGGATCGCCGCGCAAGTCGCGCAGGCAGGCCGAGAAATAGCGCTCGACCGCAACCCAGCGCGAGATGCGCTCGCGTTCGAGATTGCGACGCAGCCGTTCTGCGAAGATCTCAAGCGCGCCAAGATCGCCGGTTTCGAGCGAGATAGGCAGTGCGGCGAGCCCAAATGCGTTCGATTGCGACACCCAATGGCCCCCGCGGTCCGCAGCCTCAACGGCCTCGCGCGCCAGTCTGGTGGCGTAGTCGGCTTGCCCCTGCATCCACGCGACGAAGGGCAGGTTGAAGCGCACGGCGACGAAGCGGTAGACCTCGTTCGCATCCTTGCGCGAGCGGCCCTCGGCCAGCGAACGGGTTGCTGCGAGCCGATCGAGAACCGGGCGGCTCTTGCTCAATTCGCCTGCAAAGGCGCGGGCCCATGCCAGGGCCCTGTCGGCTTCGGATGTCGCCGTCGAATCGCGCGCCCGGTCGGCCAGCGAGGTGGCCTCCTCAAGATAGGTGATGGCGCGCGCGACTTCGCCGATCTGCAGCAGATAGAACGCAAAACCCACCAGCGCCCGCTGCTTATACTCGATGCTGTCGGCGCGTCTTGCGAAAGCGATCGCATCAAGCCAGGCGACCTCGTTCTCATTCGAAATCTTGCGGGCGTAGAAGAGGCTCCATCCGACCGCACAGGCGAGCTTTGCTTTCGACAGATCGTCGCAGGCGACGCTCTTGGCCAAAGCGAGCGCGCTCTCTAGCCGCGCCTGCGCCTCCGACAAGATGAAGGTTTCCGACCACAGGGGGATCGCCGCAACCGCAAGCCTGATGCCGAGGATGGCATCGCCCTGCTCGCCGAACGACCATGACAGCGCGGTTCTCAGATCGGCTATGCGGCCGAGGTAGCGCTCGGTCCAATCGGCCGGCTCGCGCCAGTTCCACTCTTCCTCGGACTGCTCGAACAGCGCAAGCATGCGCTCGGCATGGCGGCGCGGCGCCCTGCCGCACGCCGGATCGCCCTGACGCCGCTCGGCGGCATAACGGCGTGTGCTGTCGAGCAGCCGGTAGCACAGGCTCGCGCCCCGGGCCTGCGCGCTCAACAGGGATTTGGCGACGAGGCTGCCGAGTCCGGTCACGACGTCGACTGGCGTGAGCCCGGACGCTTCCGCGACGAAGACCGCATCCTCGGCCTCGAATCCGTCACTGAATACGGACAGCAGCGCGAAAAGCCTGGCTTCCCTCTGCGACAGCAGCCGGAAGCTCCACTCAATCGTCGCCATCAGGGTCTCATGGCGCGGCGGCGCGTCGTCGGTCCCGGCGGCGCTAAAGCCGAGCTTCTGATCGAGAATGACCAACAGCTCCCGCGGCGTGAACCTGCCGATCTGAGCCGCAGCCAATTCGATGGCGAGTGGGAGTCCGTCCAACGAGTGGCAGACCGCGGCGATGGCTTGGCAATCATCGTCGACAAACTCGTAGTCAGCCCATTCGGCGGCGCGGCGGACGAACAACTCCACCGCCGGGAACCTGACAGCCTGATCAACCGACAGCCCCAGCCCAGATCTCGGAGAAGCGAGAGCGCCAAGCCGCACGACATGCTCGGAGGTGTTGCCGAGCGGCTCGCGACTCGTCGCAAGCAGCCGGGACGGCGATGTGTCCGTCGTGAACTTGCTGGCGAAGATCGTGGCGGCGGGCAGCACATGCTCGCAATTGTCGAGGATGAGCAGCATCTGCCGCGGCCTCAGATAGTCGAGGACAGCAGCCAGACCAATGTCCGTATTGCCCCTGATACCGAGTGCCGTCACCAGCGCCGCGCCGAACAGAGTAGGATCTGAGATCGTAGCGAGATCGACGAAGCAGATGCCGTCGCGATACCTTGATGCAAACCCTTGGGCGACGGCCACCGCCACGGTCGTCTTCCCGATCCCTCCTGCGCCGGCCAGGGTCACGTGCCTGTCCTCAGCGAGCAGATCGGCGATTTCGACGATGTCGGCTTCGCGTCCGACGATGCCGCGCGGCAATGGCGGATGGGAATGGGGGAGCGGATCGGCCAGCGTAGGCTCCTCCTCGATCTCGCCGATGACGGCCTGGACATCGGCGATGAATTTGTACCCGCGCCGCGCCACGGTCGCGATGTAGATGGGCTCGATCTGGGTGTCTCCCAGCGAGCGCCGCAAGCTCCACATATTGACCTTAAGATTGCTGTCGTGGAGGAACGTGCCCGGCCAGGCTGCCGCCATCAGCTCGTTCTTGGTGACTAGCTCGCCACGGCGCTCCACCAGCAGCCGCAAGAGCTCGAACGCGCGTCCGCCCAGTTTGACGGGACGCCCGTCGAGAAGGAGCAATTGGCGGCGGGGTATCAGTCGAAATGGGCCGAAGCAGTAGGTGAGCTCCCGCCGGCCTGTGCCCCGTTGTCGTGCCTCCGTGGCAGCCCGCATTGATCATTGCCAATCGATCGAACGATCGACCGGTATTATCATGCACTGCAATATTATTGAAGAGAACCCTTCTGAGTTCGTACGATTTGCCGCAGGGCAATACGACCAAACGCGCGTGGGAGGACGGTCGGGCTATTTTTTGGGCTTGCCGAGAATGGCCATGCGCATGACTTCGACGCCGCCATCGGCAAGTTCCGGAAGCTTGGCGAACCACTCCTTCACATAAGGCATTGCATTGTGTGCATCGAAATCGGCCTGGCTGGCGAACACTTCGTAGAAGATGAAGTGTCCGGGCTTGGCGCGGTCTTCCTGAAGGAAATAGATCAAGTTCTTGGGATCGCTGCGGACCAGGTCGATCAGCGGCAAGGTAACGGCGCGCAGCATGTCTTCCTTTCCAGGCTTGGCACGCACCTGGGCCACCACGGAATATGCACCCTCCGGGATTTCCTGATAGTGCACGCGCGGCGCTTCCTGAGCCACAGCCGGAAGCGTTGCTGGCAGCATAGAGGCGATCAGCAGGGCGGCGAGCGAGTTGCGGACGAGAGTTTGCATCGCGAAGTCCTTGACAGGTGATTGTATCGCCGGTGACCAGCGGGGGCGCCGACAGCCGCCCGCCGCACGAGCGTCTAGCGCACGATCTTCTGTTGCCGTTTTGCCAAGGCCTCGCTGAAGCGCTTCTTGACCGGACCGAGCGCCTTGACGAATTCGAGCTGCTCGCCCTCTGGTCCCTTGCAGTAGATCAGCTCCCAGCCGTTCGATGGTTCGGCGGTCACCCGGTTCGTGTTGGTGTTGCGGGGCGCGGCCTTGCGATCCGCCTCCGTCATGACGCGGATGGTGCGGTTCGCTCTCACCTGCGTCATGCCGCGGCGCGCCGATTCCGCTTCGAGATCGGCAATGAACTTGTTGAAGTCGACATCGTCGCGAACATAGAAGCAGATGTGCATCATGCGCGGGAAAGCAGGGCTCATGTGCTCCACCGGTTCGGCGAAGCTCTTCGCGCTGCCGATGGGCTGATCAGCCTCGCGATATTGCAGCAGTTCCAGCACCATGTTGTCGAACTGGATGAAGCGGACATCGAGCCGCTGTGCCCCGCTTCGCAAGTCGGGCACGCCAATGGTTCGCGGATTGACCCCGCGTGCGTTCGCCTCGATCTCCTGGTCGGCCAGCAGCGTGTTCTGCACCCCGTCGCCCTGGAAGTCGCCGTGCCGGAACACCTCGGTGCCGCCAAGAACCTCCGTGTAGAACTGGTACGCCCGTTCCATGTTCTGGACCGTCAGCCCGAAATGCTGGACTCCCTGGAGCCGCGCGCCGAGCGGCGCCTCGTCGCGCTCGGCCTCCTGTGCCGCGGCGCGTGCGTCGATTGCCGTGCCGGTGACGAGGCCCGTGACGACGGCGGCGCCGGCGGTCTGAAGCAAGGCGCGGCGACCCATGTCGGTGGGGTTGTCGTTTTCATCTGTCATGTTGCTCTCCTTGGTCGTTCGGTGGATTGGTCTGCCTTGTCCTGCCGGCCGGAGCAGCGCCTGGCCGAGGTGACGTGCCGCCCTCGAGCTTTCAATCAGCGGCGGGAAGCGGAGCTGCGGGGCTGACCAGCCCCTCGGAGCGGAGCTCGCGCCAGAAGTCCGCCGGGATGGCCTCCTCGAACGCCGCGCGATCCTCGGCGATGCGCCCCGGACGGCTCGCTCCGGGAATGACGGCAGCCACCACCGGGTTGGCCAGCGCGAACTGCAGGCCTGCCGCCTTCATGCTGATGCCGTAGCGGTCGGCGATCGCCTTGATCCGCGCCACCTTGTTGACGATTTCCGCCGGCGCCGGGGCATATTCGAAGTTCGGACCGCCGACGAGCGCGCCAGAACTGTAGGGGCCGCCGACGACGATCGCGAGCTCGTGCTCGGCGACCATGGGCATCACCCGCTGCAGCGCCCTTGCATGGTCGAGCAGCGTGTATCGGCCCGCGAGCAGGAAGCCGTCGGGGCGCGGCTCTTCGAGCGCGAGCAGCAGCTCGATCGGCTCGACCCGGTTGACGCCGAGGCCCCACGCCTTGATCACACCTTCGTCGCGCAGCCGGTCGAGCGCCTTGAACGCGCCCGTGCGCGCGCTTTCGAAGACCGAAAGCCACTCGTCGCCGTAGAAATCCTGCGCCACGTCATGCACGAAGACGATGTCGATGTGGGACGTAGCAAGCCGCTTCAGACTGTCCTCGATCGAACGCAGCGTCGCGTCCCGGGAATAATCGTTCACGATCCTGTTCGAACGCCCGTATTTGAACACGCCCCCCTTCTCGCCGAGCTCGCGGGCGCCGACATCCTCGATCTCGTCCAGGATCAATCTTCCGACCTTGGTGCTGACGACATAATCGCTTCGCGGCCGGCCTCCGAGCGCCGCGCCCATGCGGATCTCGGCA
The nucleotide sequence above comes from Bradyrhizobium sp. NDS-1. Encoded proteins:
- a CDS encoding ATP-binding protein — protein: MLLLDGRPVKLGGRAFELLRLLVERRGELVTKNELMAAAWPGTFLHDSNLKVNMWSLRRSLGDTQIEPIYIATVARRGYKFIADVQAVIGEIEEEPTLADPLPHSHPPLPRGIVGREADIVEIADLLAEDRHVTLAGAGGIGKTTVAVAVAQGFASRYRDGICFVDLATISDPTLFGAALVTALGIRGNTDIGLAAVLDYLRPRQMLLILDNCEHVLPAATIFASKFTTDTSPSRLLATSREPLGNTSEHVVRLGALASPRSGLGLSVDQAVRFPAVELFVRRAAEWADYEFVDDDCQAIAAVCHSLDGLPLAIELAAAQIGRFTPRELLVILDQKLGFSAAGTDDAPPRHETLMATIEWSFRLLSQREARLFALLSVFSDGFEAEDAVFVAEASGLTPVDVVTGLGSLVAKSLLSAQARGASLCYRLLDSTRRYAAERRQGDPACGRAPRRHAERMLALFEQSEEEWNWREPADWTERYLGRIADLRTALSWSFGEQGDAILGIRLAVAAIPLWSETFILSEAQARLESALALAKSVACDDLSKAKLACAVGWSLFYARKISNENEVAWLDAIAFARRADSIEYKQRALVGFAFYLLQIGEVARAITYLEEATSLADRARDSTATSEADRALAWARAFAGELSKSRPVLDRLAATRSLAEGRSRKDANEVYRFVAVRFNLPFVAWMQGQADYATRLAREAVEAADRGGHWVSQSNAFGLAALPISLETGDLGALEIFAERLRRNLERERISRWVAVERYFSACLRDLRGDPHALEDIRAAIDELIECRFLMRIGSYLGFLASAYLRQGRIAPARDAIRRAIDYQERQGERWCRSELLRVNASILLHAGETVRAEKLLQQALAEARAIGALTFALRIATDLATHWAATDREMKAVRLLAPIFDEFTEGFGTQDLVRASRLLTQLETGTSGVKTPKKTTPKWR
- a CDS encoding aldo/keto reductase, whose translation is MGLKDILPGRLGFGAAPLGNMFRDIPEQEALATVNAAWDDGIRYFDTAPFYGAGLAEIRMGAALGGRPRSDYVVSTKVGRLILDEIEDVGARELGEKGGVFKYGRSNRIVNDYSRDATLRSIEDSLKRLATSHIDIVFVHDVAQDFYGDEWLSVFESARTGAFKALDRLRDEGVIKAWGLGVNRVEPIELLLALEEPRPDGFLLAGRYTLLDHARALQRVMPMVAEHELAIVVGGPYSSGALVGGPNFEYAPAPAEIVNKVARIKAIADRYGISMKAAGLQFALANPVVAAVIPGASRPGRIAEDRAAFEEAIPADFWRELRSEGLVSPAAPLPAAD
- a CDS encoding VOC family protein — protein: MTDENDNPTDMGRRALLQTAGAAVVTGLVTGTAIDARAAAQEAERDEAPLGARLQGVQHFGLTVQNMERAYQFYTEVLGGTEVFRHGDFQGDGVQNTLLADQEIEANARGVNPRTIGVPDLRSGAQRLDVRFIQFDNMVLELLQYREADQPIGSAKSFAEPVEHMSPAFPRMMHICFYVRDDVDFNKFIADLEAESARRGMTQVRANRTIRVMTEADRKAAPRNTNTNRVTAEPSNGWELIYCKGPEGEQLEFVKALGPVKKRFSEALAKRQQKIVR
- a CDS encoding DUF3833 family protein; amino-acid sequence: MRWTVHKLGEGQYTGYENRLEGEATGEQAGCAFHWKYTRDTPQGDGKSFKLNFDDWFYAIDDRVCIVRDGACDLSEAIRFGRGTSSSVTRDASSRLGLLHRSANAGIDSKASRFASIQSSNRQFAVTQR
- a CDS encoding putative quinol monooxygenase translates to MLPATLPAVAQEAPRVHYQEIPEGAYSVVAQVRAKPGKEDMLRAVTLPLIDLVRSDPKNLIYFLQEDRAKPGHFIFYEVFASQADFDAHNAMPYVKEWFAKLPELADGGVEVMRMAILGKPKK